The Bacteroidia bacterium genome segment TCAGCTTTGAATTTTTGATGTGGCTTAACGGAGTTTGGTGCACAAATAACCATACCGCGTGTGATTTCATCTTTATCAACACCACGAAGTAGCAGCCCTACGTTATCACCAGCTTCACCGCGATTCAATGTTTTACGGAACATTTCAACACCTGTAACAACAGATTTTAGGTTTTCGGCATTTAATCCGATAATATCTACTCCATCACCAGAGTTAATTACGCCACGCTCAATACGGCCGGTTGCTACTGTGCCACGACCGGTAATAGACAACACGTCTTCAACCGGCATTAAAAATGGCTTATCAATAGTACGTACTGGAATTGGGATGTAGGTATCTACAGCCTCCATCAATTCAAGGATTGTTTTCTCCCATTGTGTTTCGCCATTTAAAGCACCTAATGCTGAACCGCGAATGATAGGGGTATTGTCTCCGTCAAAATCATAAAAACTTAATAGTTCCCGAACTTCCATTTCTACAAGGTCTATTAGTTCTGGGTCATCAACCATATCCACTTTATTTAGGAATACTACTATTCTGGGTACTCCAACCTGACGAGCTAATAGGATGTGTTCGCGGGTTTGTGGCATCGGGCCGTCTGTAGAGGCTACTACGAGTATTGCACCATCCATTTGGGCAGCACCGGTAACCATATTCTTAACATAGTCAGCGTGTCCAGGGCAGTCCACGTGAGCATAGTGACGGTTAGCAGTAGAATATTCTACGTGCGATGTGTTGATAGTGATACCACGTTCGCGCTCTTCTGGAGCGTTATCTATAGATGCGAAATCGCGAAATGCTGTTAAACCTTCTTTGGCTAATACTTTGGTAATAGCTGCAGTTAAGGTCGTTTTTCCGTGGTCAACGTGACCGATCGTACCAATGTTTACGTGAGGTTTGGAACGATCAAATACTTCTTTTGCCATAATAATGTATGTGCTTTGTAGTGCAATTTTAGGTTGAGCCAATGACCAGAATCGAACTGGTGACCTCATCCCTACCAAGGATGTGCTCTACCTACTGAGCTACATTGGCTTATAGATAGAGCGGGAGACGAGGCTCGAACCCGCGACCCTCAGCTTGGAAGGCTGATGCTCTACCAACTGAGCTACTCCCGCTTATCTGGTGGGGGAAGGTGGATTCGAACCACCGAAGACATAGTCAACAGATTTACAGTCTGTCCCAGTTGGCCGCTTTGGTATTCCCCCAAATTTCTTTTCTCTTTTAAGACCTATCGAGCCTCCTGACGGACTTGAACCGCCGACCTACTGATTACAAATCAGTAGCTCTACCAACTGAGCTAAGGAGGCTTTTAAATCGAGTTGCAAAGTTCTGACTTTTGGTAATACAATCCAATTATTTTATAGATTAATTTTAAAAAAATATTACAATATACTGATTATTAGTGATAAAAAATCTATTTTATGCTTTCAAGAATACTTTTTACCTTTGCAAATTATATTCTGGCATAAGATTATTCTAAATTTTAGCATACATGAAAAAAA includes the following:
- the tuf gene encoding elongation factor Tu; translated protein: MAKEVFDRSKPHVNIGTIGHVDHGKTTLTAAITKVLAKEGLTAFRDFASIDNAPEERERGITINTSHVEYSTANRHYAHVDCPGHADYVKNMVTGAAQMDGAILVVASTDGPMPQTREHILLARQVGVPRIVVFLNKVDMVDDPELIDLVEMEVRELLSFYDFDGDNTPIIRGSALGALNGETQWEKTILELMEAVDTYIPIPVRTIDKPFLMPVEDVLSITGRGTVATGRIERGVINSGDGVDIIGLNAENLKSVVTGVEMFRKTLNRGEAGDNVGLLLRGVDKDEITRGMVICAPNSVKPHQKFKAEIYVLKKEEGGRHTTFKTNYRPQFYFRTTDVTGTITLPENVEVVMPGDNVTIFVELIYPIAMEPGLRFAIREGGRTIGAGQVTEILV